One genomic region from Osmerus eperlanus chromosome 6, fOsmEpe2.1, whole genome shotgun sequence encodes:
- the tex36 gene encoding testis-expressed protein 36 — translation MTKGGKRYSIMENDGKWFTHTDVSVTETTRQEACTSTRPILNKNTGISYPFSAHDNRSALQGNIQVFDDGLGRKKCLDERRQQNSSCLRNHGDVNGSGMTKGDFSAYHTDYPDSLSSGSATFRRFPRNHLEKSTAAASALEAESFMWFGRHDLDHPLPLGVLGATNCSSTSKTKDYPHNQH, via the exons CAAATGG TTTACTCATACAGATGTATCAGTTACTGAAACTACCAGACAGGAGGCTTGCACAAGCACAAGACCTATTCTAAAT AAAAACACAGGGATAAGCTATCCGTTTTCAGCTCACGATAACAGATCAGCATTGCAAGGCAACATCCAAGTATTTGATGAT GGCTTGGGGCGAAAGAAATGCCTGGACGAAAGGAGACAACAAAACTCCTCCTGTCTGCGCAACCATGGTGATGTGAACGGCTCGGGGATGACCAAAGGAGACTTCTCAGCCTATCACACAGACTACCCAGACAGCCTGTCGTCAGGTAGTGCTACCTTCAGGCGTTTCCCCAGAAACCATCTGGAAAAGTCCACCGCAGCCGCTAGTGCCCTGGAAGCAGAGTCGTTCATGTGGTTTGGAAGGCATGACTTGGACCACCCTCTACCCCTGGGAGTTTTGGGTGCTACCAACTGCTCTAGCACCTCCAAGACAAAAGACTATCCCCATAACCAGCATTAA